Proteins from one Chroicocephalus ridibundus chromosome 16, bChrRid1.1, whole genome shotgun sequence genomic window:
- the H6PD gene encoding GDH/6PGL endoplasmic bifunctional protein yields the protein MLQRVLCTVLFMGALPSLAEVSQGHISVVLLGATGDLAKKYLWQGLFQLYMDQVSSGHSFTFHGAALTALEPGQRLMFDVLKKLACPPDESPNRCAVLKDQFLKLSQYHQLKTAENYTVLNREIETLLRQEGLKEAGRIFYFSVPPFAYTEIARHINSSCRPPPGAWLRVVLEKPFGHDLESAQQLAAELTSFFKEEEMYRVDHYLGKQAVAHILPFRDQNRQFLDPIWNRHHVERVEIVLKETVDAEGRTSFYEQYGVIRDVLQNHLTEALMFLTMELPANVSRAEEVLQSKLQAFQSLRGLEKNSAVLGQYQAYASQVQEELQKPQDYISTTPTFAGVLIHSDSLRWEGVPFLLTSGKALDERVGYVRVLFKNRAYCTQSETLRDAEHSQCKAKQIIFYIGHGVLNMPAVLVSRNLFRPVMPEGTWREAVGQSDLHIFGQPLSDYYVYSPVKERDAYSVLISNIYHARKDFFITTENLLASWGFWTPLLESISHQPLRLYPGGVENQHLLDFEMVSGEVAFTLAEPVELLNPNRLMPSDYRTIQSKFRQSPLVSAWSEELISHLASDIEKTASRTVAQSGQFHLALSGGSSPVVLFQRLARHHYAFPWKHTHIWLVDERCVPLTDTESNFFSLHNHLLQNVRVPYFNVHPMPVHLNQRLCVEEDAGTELYAKEIMALVANASFDLVLLGVGTDGHTASLFPRSENGLEGAQTVVLTESPVKPHQRMSLSLPLINKARQVFVLVLGKGKHDITTLLSRVGHEPRKWPISGVSPSSGQLVWYVDYEALLG from the exons ATGCTGCAAAGAGTCCTGTGTACAGTGTTGTTCATGGGAGCCTTGCCATCACTGGCTGAGGTGTCCCAAGGCCACATCTCAGTGGTCTTGCTGGGAGCCACAGGTGATTTGGCCAAGAAGTATTTGTGGCAGGGTCTCTTCCAGCTCTACATGGACCAAGTGAGCAGCGGCCACAGCTTCACTTTCCATGGGGCTGCACTGACAGCTCTGGAGCCAGGGCAGAGGCTGATGTTTGATGTGCTGAAGAAGCTGGCCTGTCCCCCAGATGAATCTCCCAACAGATGTGCTGTGCTTAAGGACCAATTCCTGAAGCTGAGCCAATACCACCAGCTGAAGACTGCCGAAAACTACACTGTGCTGAACAGAGAGATTGAGACACTGCTTCGCCAGGAGGGGCTGAAGGAGGCTGGAAGGATCTTCTACTTCTCAGTACCGCCATTTGCCTACACAGAGATTGCCCGCCACatcaacagcagctgcagaccACCGCCAGGAGCCTGGCTACGTGTGGTGCTGGAGAAACCTTTTGGCCATGACCTGGAGTCAGcccagcagctggctgcagagctgacaAGCTTCTTCAAAGAAGAGGAGATGTACCGGGTAGACCATTACCTTGGTAAACAG GCTGTAGCCCACATCCTGCCTTTTCGAGATCAGAACCGACAGTTTCTGGATCCAATTTGGAACCGTCATCATGTGGAAAGAGTGGAGATTGTCTTGAAAGAGACTGTGGATGCTGAAG GCCGCACCAGCTTCTACGAGCAGTATGGAGTCATCCGGGACGTGCTGCAGAACCACCTCACAGAGGCCCTGATGTTCCTGACCATGGAGCTCCCAGCCAACGTGAGCAGGGCTGAAGAGGTTTTGCAGAGCAAGCTGCAGGCCTTCCAGTCCTTGCGGGGCCTGGAGAAAAACAGTGCCGTGTTGGGTCAGTATCAGGCATATGCCAGCCAAGTACAGGAGGAACTGCAGAAGCCACAAGACTACATCAGCACAACACCAACCTTTGCAG GTGTGCTGATTCACAGTGACAGCCTGCGTTGGGAAGGGGTCCCTTTCCTGCTCACTTCTGGGAAAGCTCTGGATGAACGGGTAGGTTATGTCCGTGTTCTCTTCAAGAACCGGGCCTACTGCACTCAGAGCGAGACTTTGAGGGATGCAGAGCACAGCCAATGTAAAGCCAAGCAGATCATCTTCTACATTGGGCACGGCGTGCTCAACATGCCTGCGGTGCTTGTGAGCAGGAACCTTTTCAGGCCTGTCATGCCAGAAGGCACTTGGAGAGAAGCAGTGGGTCAGTCAGACCTGCACATTTTTGGACAACCGTTGTCTGATTACTACGTGTACAGCCCTGTGAAAGAGAGGGATGCATATTCTGTCCTCATCTCCAACATCTACCATGCCAGGAAGGACTTCTTCATTACCACTGAGAACCTGCTGGCCTCTTGGGGATTCTGGACACCCCTGCTGGAAAGCATTTCCCACCAGCCCCTGCGCCTCTACCCTGGGGGTGTGGAGAACCAGCACCTCTTAGACTTTGAGATGGTGAGCGGGGAAGTGGCATTCACACTGGCAGAGCCAGTGGAACTGCTGAACCCCAACAGACTGATGCCAAGTGATTACAGGACGATCCAGTCCAAATTTCGGCAAAGTCCCCTGGTCTCAGCATGGTCTGAGGAGCTGATTTCCCATCTGGCTTCTGACATTGAGAAGACAGCAAGCAGGACTGTGGCACAGTCTGGGCAATTCCACCTGGCCCTCTCAGGTGGCTCAAGCCCAGTGGTCCTATTCCAGCGGCTAGCAAGACACCATTATGCCTTCCCATGGAAGCACACCCACATCTGGCTGGTAGATGAACGCTGTGTCCCTCTGACTGACACGGAGTCCAACTTCTTCAGCTTGCACAACCACCTCCTCCAGAATGTCAGGGTGCCCTACTTCAACGTCCACCCCATGCCTGTGCACCTGAACCAGCGGCTCTGCGTGGAAGAGGATGCAGGCACAGAGCTGTATGCCAAGGAGATCATGGCCCTGGTGGCCAATGCCAGCTTTgacctggtgctgctgggggtgggcaCTGATGGGCACACTGCCTCGCTCTTCCCCCGGTCTGAAAACGGCTTGGAAGGGGCTCAGACTGTGGTGCTGACTGAAAGCCCTGTCAAACCTCACCAAAGGATGAGCCTTAGCCTACCCCTCATCAACAAGGCCAGGCAGGTGTTTGTCCTGGTTTTGGGGAAGGGCAAGCACGACATCACCACCCTGCTCAGCAGAGTGGGCCACGAGCCAAGGAAATGGCCTATCTCGGGTGTCAGCCCTAGCTCCGGCCAGCTGGTGTGGTATGTGGATTATGAAGCTCTGCTTGGGTGA